The following are from one region of the Streptomyces decoyicus genome:
- a CDS encoding amino acid permease, translating to MGAHPPTTTPVPTGNPGSGPTGGQSQDGLQAGLKNRHLSMIAIGGVIGAGLFVGSGAGIAAAGPGILLSYALTGLLVVLVMRMLGEMAAASPTSGSFSAYADRALGRWAGFTIGWLYWFFWSVVLAVEATAAAAILTGWVPAVPQWAWALLVMIVLTGTNLVSVGSFGEFEFWFAGIKVVAIVVFIVIGALAIFGLPPGGSPVGTENLTGHGGFLPHGPGAILSGMLLVVFSFMGSEIVTLAASESPNPVQAVRKAVNSVIWRIALFYIGSIAVIVTLLPWNSKAVEKSPYVAVLESLDIPYAGTVMDVVVLTAVLSCLNSGLYTASRMAFSLGQRGDAPKSFATVNKGGVPAVAIWASVAFGFIATIFSYTSKDTIFQFLLNSSGAVALFVWLVICLSQLRMRRVIERETPERLTVRMWLYPWLTYATIALIVFVIGYMFYNPEGRQQMVLSVVAAVVVLAVGLILDRRRPRETAAADRAGAPGVAARPADRS from the coding sequence ATGGGCGCGCACCCGCCTACCACCACACCGGTCCCCACCGGCAACCCCGGCAGCGGACCCACCGGGGGACAGTCGCAGGACGGGCTCCAGGCAGGGCTCAAGAACCGCCATCTGTCGATGATCGCCATCGGCGGTGTCATCGGTGCCGGCCTGTTCGTCGGCTCCGGCGCCGGTATCGCGGCCGCCGGTCCCGGCATCCTGCTCTCCTACGCTCTGACCGGTCTGCTGGTCGTGCTGGTGATGCGGATGCTGGGCGAGATGGCCGCGGCCTCGCCCACGTCCGGCTCGTTCTCCGCGTACGCGGACCGGGCCCTGGGGCGCTGGGCCGGCTTCACGATCGGCTGGCTGTACTGGTTCTTCTGGTCGGTCGTGCTGGCCGTCGAGGCGACCGCGGCCGCCGCGATCCTCACCGGCTGGGTCCCGGCCGTCCCGCAGTGGGCCTGGGCGCTGCTGGTGATGATCGTGCTGACCGGCACGAACCTGGTCTCGGTCGGCTCGTTCGGCGAGTTCGAGTTCTGGTTCGCCGGGATCAAGGTCGTCGCGATCGTCGTCTTCATCGTGATCGGCGCGCTGGCGATATTCGGGCTGCCGCCGGGCGGCTCCCCGGTCGGCACGGAGAATCTGACCGGGCACGGCGGATTCCTGCCGCACGGTCCGGGGGCGATCCTCTCCGGCATGCTGCTGGTGGTCTTCTCCTTCATGGGCAGCGAGATCGTCACGCTGGCGGCGAGCGAGTCGCCGAACCCGGTGCAGGCCGTCCGCAAGGCCGTCAACAGCGTCATCTGGCGGATCGCGCTCTTCTACATCGGCTCGATCGCGGTGATCGTGACGCTGCTGCCGTGGAACTCCAAGGCAGTGGAGAAGAGCCCGTACGTGGCCGTCCTGGAGTCGCTGGACATTCCGTACGCGGGCACCGTGATGGATGTCGTGGTACTGACCGCGGTGCTGTCCTGTCTGAACTCCGGGCTCTACACCGCCTCCCGGATGGCGTTCTCGCTGGGCCAGCGCGGGGACGCGCCGAAGTCGTTCGCCACCGTCAACAAGGGCGGGGTGCCGGCGGTCGCGATCTGGGCGTCGGTCGCCTTCGGCTTCATTGCGACGATCTTCAGCTACACCTCGAAGGACACCATCTTCCAGTTCCTGCTCAATTCGTCGGGTGCGGTGGCGCTGTTCGTCTGGCTGGTCATCTGCCTCTCGCAGCTGCGGATGCGCCGGGTCATCGAGCGGGAGACGCCGGAGCGGCTGACGGTGCGGATGTGGCTGTACCCGTGGCTGACCTACGCGACGATCGCGCTGATCGTCTTCGTCATCGGCTACATGTTCTACAACCCCGAGGGGCGCCAGCAGATGGTGCTGTCGGTGGTCGCGGCCGTGGTGGTGCTGGCGGTCGGGCTGATCCTGGACCGGCGGCGGCCGCGGGAGACCGCGGCGGCGGACCGGGCGGGCGCCCCCGGCGTCGCCGCCCGGCCCGCGGACCGGAGCTAG
- a CDS encoding biotin transporter BioY, with protein MSTAALTRPGAVLADLLPAATASRARVRDAALVLGGAGLTGIAAQIAVPVPGSPVPVTGQTFAALLVGASLGASRGLLSLALYALAGIAGMPWFAGGASGVGGATFGYIAGMLLAATVVGALARRGGDRGVLRTAATMAAGTALIYAVGVPYLALSTGMSFGQAVAVGLVPFLIGDALKAALAMGALPTAWKLAGRRG; from the coding sequence ATGAGCACTGCCGCTCTCACTCGTCCCGGCGCAGTCCTCGCCGATCTGCTGCCGGCCGCCACCGCCTCCCGCGCCCGCGTCCGTGACGCCGCGCTGGTGCTCGGCGGCGCCGGGCTCACCGGCATCGCGGCCCAGATCGCCGTCCCGGTCCCCGGCTCCCCGGTCCCGGTCACGGGTCAGACCTTCGCCGCGCTCCTGGTCGGCGCCTCGCTCGGCGCGAGCCGCGGGCTGCTCTCGCTCGCGCTGTACGCCCTGGCGGGTATCGCGGGCATGCCGTGGTTCGCCGGCGGTGCCTCCGGCGTCGGCGGTGCCACCTTCGGCTACATCGCGGGCATGCTGCTCGCCGCCACCGTCGTGGGCGCGCTGGCCCGCCGCGGCGGCGACCGCGGGGTGCTGCGCACCGCCGCCACCATGGCCGCGGGCACGGCCCTGATCTACGCCGTCGGCGTCCCCTACCTCGCGCTGAGCACCGGCATGTCCTTCGGCCAGGCCGTCGCCGTCGGACTCGTCCCGTTCCTCATCGGTGACGCCCTCAAGGCGGCGCTGGCGATGGGCGCGCTGCCCACGGCCTGGAAGCTGGCCGGCCGCCGCGGCTGA